A genomic region of Gammaproteobacteria bacterium contains the following coding sequences:
- a CDS encoding type II toxin-antitoxin system RelE/ParE family toxin, producing MNEEAGVPHVGKQFVSSIIDHIQTLRENPDIGKMVPEFDEPKIRKLIHSPFRIIYLREKSSIHVVRLGYGAVKENLFWKRPKHNE from the coding sequence ATGAACGAAGAAGCAGGTGTTCCTCATGTAGGCAAGCAGTTTGTGTCATCTATTATCGACCATATTCAAACATTGCGTGAAAATCCTGACATTGGAAAAATGGTTCCAGAGTTTGATGAGCCTAAAATAAGAAAGCTTATTCATTCACCATTTCGTATTATTTATTTGAGAGAGAAAAGCTCAATTCATGTGGTTAGGTTAGGGTATGGCGCAGTGAAAGAAAACTTGTTTTGGAAAAGACCGAAACATAACGAATGA
- the recC gene encoding exodeoxyribonuclease V subunit gamma yields the protein MLNIYHSNRLEPLLDHLATTFDTPLNHPLSPEIIVIQNQGMARWLIIELAKKRSLAAHFEFPFPASFIWKIFQSQLKETPDTSSFDKEVLVWKIQGLLPLLIQKPGFEPLNHYLSTRSASLKLYQLARNIADIFDQYMVYRPDWIMAWETGKERHWQAQLWRALIKEQATPHRCKLIQKFISLHEKGQLNPSALPERITVFGASAMPPAYLDVIARLADITEVNCYLLNPCLSYWGDIIPQRDLSRLRALWQKHGKTDATEYYTVGNSLLASLGKSGRDFQELLHQYPSIDHDLFIAPKGNTLLANIQTDILLLNEAVKEHATELSDHDNSFQLHICHSPMREIEVLHDQLLHCFEQDSTLMPHDIIVMAPDIDIYAPYIEAVFKTAKKQLFIPWSIADRSVTKEQPLIQTFLQLIQLPDNRFTATEILSLLETPEISKHFDIDENNLENIRQWIQESGIRWGESDNPNSWHFGMQRMLLGYAMSPEKTVFNDIFPYSGIEGKNSILLGQLQFFISQLSIFKSKLNKPYKPKEWVQLLHQILDTFFEADEESNAVLQIIRDALSQFIEHTEMAQFEEPLARSVLQDYLKAHLDNESQSQRFITGQTTFCTMQPMRSIPFKIVCLLGMNDSDYPRHQRPLGFDLMDQSPRKGDRSRRQDDRYLFLEALLSARHTFYISYIGRSMHDNSVKIPSVLVSELIEYIEEGYTETEPFITEHPLQAFSKRYYKNDSKLFSYNDVWIGTKQNEDSKPTPFISAPLSEPEVSYKTVQLTQLINFFKNPSRFFLKERLGVHLEEYDEALEESEPFELDPLQRYQLKQTMLNSELDENDPYHDYSLYNASGILPYGGFGEIIYKEQQEAVENFKDKLSPHIKASKLEDLEVDLKIGDFTLQGWLSNITSEGRIRYRLAKYKANSDHIPLSIEHLIFNALSPAHCKHSSTHIAENKTVTLPPINLAKAKLEKLLNYYWQGLSMPLKFFPNSGYEYIEALNKNKSPEEALKKAQGIWEGNSRVAGESNDAYHQILYPTSSTTLDDNFVEISEAVYHLLSSRNTN from the coding sequence ATGCTGAATATTTATCACAGTAATCGCCTTGAGCCACTTCTGGATCATCTTGCAACAACATTTGATACGCCACTGAATCATCCGTTATCCCCAGAGATTATTGTCATACAAAATCAGGGTATGGCACGATGGCTTATCATTGAACTGGCTAAAAAGCGCTCTTTAGCAGCTCACTTTGAATTTCCCTTTCCGGCATCATTTATCTGGAAAATTTTTCAAAGCCAACTGAAAGAGACCCCAGACACCTCCTCTTTTGATAAAGAAGTTCTGGTATGGAAAATTCAAGGGTTGCTACCACTGCTGATTCAAAAGCCAGGTTTTGAACCACTGAATCACTATTTATCGACTCGAAGCGCTTCGCTCAAACTCTACCAACTGGCTCGCAATATTGCTGATATATTTGATCAATACATGGTCTATAGACCTGACTGGATCATGGCATGGGAAACTGGAAAAGAGAGACACTGGCAAGCACAACTCTGGCGTGCATTGATAAAAGAGCAAGCCACACCACATCGCTGCAAACTCATCCAGAAATTTATTAGCCTCCATGAAAAAGGGCAATTAAATCCCTCGGCACTGCCAGAGCGAATCACTGTTTTTGGTGCATCGGCCATGCCGCCCGCTTATCTTGATGTCATTGCGCGGCTTGCTGATATCACCGAAGTGAATTGTTACTTGCTCAACCCCTGCTTATCTTATTGGGGAGACATTATTCCGCAGCGTGACCTCAGCCGTTTACGTGCGCTTTGGCAAAAACACGGAAAAACTGATGCCACAGAGTATTACACCGTGGGTAACAGTTTATTAGCATCACTGGGAAAATCAGGGCGAGATTTTCAAGAGCTATTGCATCAATACCCAAGCATCGACCACGATCTATTTATCGCCCCCAAAGGCAATACGCTGCTTGCAAATATTCAAACTGATATTTTACTGCTGAATGAAGCAGTAAAAGAGCACGCCACTGAACTCTCTGACCATGATAACTCATTCCAGCTTCACATATGCCACAGCCCCATGAGAGAAATTGAGGTGCTGCACGATCAACTCCTTCACTGTTTCGAGCAAGACTCCACACTCATGCCACACGACATTATTGTGATGGCACCAGACATTGATATTTACGCCCCTTATATTGAAGCTGTATTCAAGACGGCCAAAAAACAGCTTTTTATTCCATGGTCAATCGCTGATCGCTCAGTCACAAAAGAGCAGCCGCTCATTCAAACTTTTCTACAGCTTATCCAACTGCCTGACAATCGTTTTACTGCCACAGAAATACTCTCTTTACTGGAGACACCTGAAATATCAAAACATTTTGATATTGATGAAAATAACCTTGAAAATATCCGGCAGTGGATTCAAGAAAGCGGGATACGCTGGGGAGAGAGTGACAACCCCAACTCATGGCATTTCGGTATGCAAAGAATGCTACTGGGCTACGCCATGTCTCCCGAAAAAACAGTTTTCAACGATATTTTTCCATACAGCGGTATTGAGGGGAAAAATTCGATACTGCTGGGCCAGCTACAGTTTTTCATCTCTCAACTATCAATATTTAAAAGCAAATTAAATAAGCCGTATAAACCCAAAGAGTGGGTTCAGCTACTTCATCAAATTCTCGACACTTTTTTTGAAGCGGACGAAGAGTCAAATGCTGTATTACAAATTATTCGCGATGCACTCAGCCAGTTCATAGAGCATACAGAGATGGCTCAATTTGAAGAGCCTTTAGCGCGCTCCGTTCTGCAAGACTATCTCAAAGCTCATCTTGACAATGAAAGCCAGAGCCAACGCTTTATTACAGGGCAGACTACTTTTTGCACGATGCAACCCATGCGCAGCATTCCTTTTAAAATAGTCTGCCTGCTTGGTATGAATGATTCAGACTATCCACGGCATCAGCGCCCCCTCGGTTTTGACCTAATGGATCAATCACCCCGCAAAGGTGACCGATCCCGCCGACAAGATGATCGTTATCTATTTTTAGAGGCGCTGCTCTCTGCACGTCACACTTTTTATATCAGTTACATCGGCCGCAGCATGCATGATAACTCTGTAAAAATTCCATCCGTATTGGTGAGTGAGCTGATTGAGTATATTGAAGAGGGCTATACTGAAACAGAGCCATTTATCACAGAGCATCCACTGCAAGCTTTTAGCAAGCGCTATTATAAAAATGATTCAAAGTTATTCAGTTATAACGATGTTTGGATTGGAACCAAGCAAAATGAAGACAGTAAACCCACCCCTTTTATTTCGGCCCCTCTTTCAGAGCCTGAGGTCAGTTACAAAACAGTTCAACTCACACAGCTCATCAATTTTTTCAAAAATCCCAGCCGCTTTTTTCTTAAAGAACGACTAGGTGTGCATCTTGAAGAGTACGATGAAGCCTTAGAAGAGTCCGAACCTTTTGAGTTAGACCCATTGCAACGCTACCAGTTAAAACAAACCATGCTGAACAGCGAACTGGATGAGAACGACCCTTACCATGACTACTCACTCTATAACGCAAGCGGGATACTGCCCTATGGTGGATTTGGGGAGATCATCTATAAAGAACAACAAGAGGCCGTTGAAAATTTCAAGGATAAATTATCACCTCATATTAAGGCCTCAAAGCTTGAGGATTTAGAGGTTGATTTAAAAATAGGTGACTTCACATTGCAAGGCTGGTTAAGTAATATCACCTCGGAAGGTCGTATACGTTATCGCCTTGCAAAATACAAAGCAAATAGTGATCACATTCCATTATCAATCGAACACCTTATTTTTAATGCACTCTCCCCAGCTCACTGTAAGCATAGTAGTACCCATATTGCTGAAAATAAAACGGTCACACTGCCGCCTATTAATTTAGCTAAAGCGAAACTGGAAAAGCTTTTGAATTATTACTGGCAAGGGCTCTCCATGCCCCTTAAATTCTTCCCAAACAGTGGATATGAATATATAGAAGCCCTGAATAAAAATAAGTCTCCCGAAGAAGCTTTAAAAAAGGCTCAAGGAATATGGGAAGGCAATAGCAGAGTAGCAGGTGAATCAAACGACGCTTACCACCAAATACTCTATCCCACTTCATCCACCACTTTAGATGATAATTTTGTTGAAATATCAGAAGCTGTTTATCACCTGTTAAGCTCTAGGAACACGAATTAA
- a CDS encoding response regulator: MESGNKLKVLAIDDEPLNLDIIEEILEERFEIAQANDGAEGIMTAGHFKPDLILLDVNMPVMDGLETCRRLKADAETSHIPVVFLSALSRVEERMAGYAAGADDYISKPFDEQELLVKIELALSSKTTKDELEKSSNDAMSMAMTAMSTAGEVGAVLQFTRKSFQCDNYSSLAKQLLETCDQYGLKASLRMRSGNEELFFSGEPEVSSLEQKVLNQHDQGRFVDFGKRTVVHYKYISLLIKNMPVEDADKYGRMKDNIGLLAEAADARIEGLMMNLKLQEREEMLGKLLNTTREILNDVDQEYRSNGKKNEGIMSNLVQRVESSFMHLGLSDEQEQALLGILSGAEKESIALYDSGLDLEKRIEFLVNELNGVSQSQVEVAVKEKAEAIPC; this comes from the coding sequence ATGGAATCTGGGAATAAGCTCAAAGTACTCGCGATTGATGACGAACCATTAAATCTGGACATTATAGAAGAAATTCTTGAAGAGCGTTTTGAAATCGCGCAAGCCAACGATGGTGCAGAAGGAATTATGACTGCAGGGCACTTTAAACCTGACCTGATTCTGCTTGATGTCAATATGCCGGTTATGGATGGTCTTGAAACATGCAGGCGACTCAAGGCGGACGCAGAAACCTCTCATATTCCTGTTGTTTTTCTTTCCGCCCTGTCGCGTGTAGAAGAGCGTATGGCAGGTTATGCTGCGGGAGCAGATGATTACATTTCCAAGCCTTTTGATGAGCAAGAGTTATTGGTGAAAATTGAGCTCGCCTTGAGTAGTAAAACGACTAAAGATGAGCTGGAAAAAAGTTCAAATGATGCGATGAGTATGGCGATGACCGCAATGTCCACAGCGGGTGAGGTGGGTGCGGTTTTACAGTTTACTCGAAAGAGCTTTCAGTGTGATAACTATAGCAGCCTGGCAAAGCAACTCCTTGAAACGTGTGACCAGTATGGTTTGAAGGCGAGTCTGCGTATGAGATCGGGGAATGAAGAACTATTTTTTTCAGGTGAACCTGAAGTCAGTTCATTAGAGCAAAAAGTATTAAATCAACATGATCAAGGGCGCTTTGTAGACTTCGGTAAACGAACGGTTGTTCATTACAAATATATATCATTGTTAATAAAAAATATGCCTGTAGAAGATGCGGATAAATATGGCCGCATGAAAGATAACATTGGTCTATTGGCTGAAGCGGCGGATGCTCGTATTGAAGGTTTAATGATGAATTTGAAGCTTCAAGAACGAGAAGAGATGTTGGGTAAATTGCTCAATACAACGCGTGAAATTTTGAATGATGTTGATCAAGAGTACCGCTCTAATGGTAAAAAGAATGAAGGAATTATGTCTAACTTGGTGCAGAGGGTTGAATCTTCTTTTATGCATTTAGGGTTGTCGGATGAGCAAGAGCAAGCGCTGCTGGGTATTCTCTCTGGTGCAGAAAAAGAGTCAATTGCATTGTATGATTCAGGTTTGGATCTTGAAAAACGTATTGAGTTTTTGGTGAATGAGCTGAATGGGGTATCCCAATCTCAGGTAGAGGTTGCTGTTAAAGAGAAAGCTGAAGCCATACCTTGCTAA
- a CDS encoding HAMP domain-containing histidine kinase, which translates to MKSLLFNRFLKSDLPEGVRQEVTLRGAHDMGQRTGIIAFAYPFVVSLTLLSSEIRNIFGSLSSIILLLLIASGFRFYFGACLKKSKFADMDCYLRYYAISSLAGAFFLGMYAAVVGWMVEYSVISFMMIIIVAGMTGGAVSTMNQYFRLWIGFLVMAWSPIVIGCIFSEITGYQAHGYLLAGMSASYAAFMVVVGKQVAVEYWQGQLSLIEVEQQSAQLEQANKKLIEQEDEIRQHRDHLQDAVDAQTHDLILAKNEAEKANQAKSMFLANISHELRTPMHAIISFSSFGVKRIKTAPPEKLLGYFEKIHTSGERLLKLLNDLLDLSKLEAKCMELNMELGHFKAMFQGCLNEFEAKLEERNQSVEIVRFDFDKKIEFDSIRISQVVTNLLSNAIKFTPKGKNISISVFEDHMQKGRRKTDVGTVEALHFIISDQGIGIPEDELKVVFDKFIQSSKTKTGTSGTGLGLSISQEIIEGHQGRIWAEHGQSGGAEFHFLIPVVYSN; encoded by the coding sequence ATGAAGTCACTCCTTTTTAACAGGTTTTTAAAGTCTGATTTACCCGAGGGGGTACGCCAGGAAGTGACACTTCGTGGTGCTCATGATATGGGGCAGCGCACAGGCATCATTGCTTTTGCCTACCCTTTTGTGGTGTCTTTAACACTATTGAGCAGTGAAATCAGAAATATTTTTGGCTCTTTGAGTTCAATTATATTGCTACTATTAATTGCCAGTGGGTTTCGTTTCTATTTTGGCGCATGTTTAAAAAAATCTAAATTCGCTGATATGGATTGCTATCTTCGATATTATGCAATTTCCAGCCTGGCCGGAGCCTTTTTTTTAGGGATGTATGCTGCTGTTGTGGGCTGGATGGTGGAGTATTCAGTCATCAGCTTTATGATGATTATTATTGTTGCGGGCATGACAGGTGGGGCAGTGAGCACCATGAACCAATATTTCAGACTATGGATTGGTTTTTTAGTAATGGCTTGGTCTCCTATCGTAATAGGTTGCATCTTTAGTGAAATAACAGGCTATCAGGCTCATGGCTATTTGTTGGCTGGTATGAGCGCTTCCTATGCTGCTTTTATGGTGGTTGTTGGAAAGCAGGTTGCAGTTGAATATTGGCAAGGGCAACTGAGTCTAATTGAAGTTGAACAACAAAGTGCCCAGCTTGAACAAGCCAATAAAAAGCTGATTGAACAAGAGGATGAAATTCGACAGCATCGAGATCACTTACAAGATGCTGTGGATGCACAGACACACGATTTAATATTGGCAAAAAATGAGGCTGAAAAAGCGAACCAGGCCAAATCAATGTTTTTGGCCAATATCTCCCATGAACTCCGAACTCCAATGCACGCGATTATCAGCTTTTCAAGTTTTGGTGTAAAAAGAATTAAAACGGCACCTCCTGAAAAATTGCTTGGCTATTTTGAAAAAATACATACAAGCGGTGAGCGTCTCTTGAAGTTACTTAATGATTTGCTGGATCTTTCCAAGCTGGAAGCAAAGTGCATGGAACTAAATATGGAACTGGGTCACTTTAAGGCGATGTTTCAGGGCTGTTTAAATGAATTTGAAGCAAAGCTTGAAGAGCGAAACCAGAGTGTTGAAATCGTTCGTTTTGATTTTGATAAAAAAATTGAATTTGACTCAATACGAATATCTCAGGTGGTAACTAACCTGTTATCCAATGCAATTAAATTTACCCCAAAAGGAAAAAATATTTCGATTTCAGTTTTTGAAGATCACATGCAAAAGGGACGCAGGAAAACAGATGTCGGCACTGTTGAAGCACTTCATTTTATAATCAGTGATCAAGGTATTGGGATTCCTGAAGACGAGTTAAAGGTTGTTTTTGATAAATTTATACAAAGCAGCAAAACAAAAACAGGCACCAGCGGAACAGGATTAGGTTTGTCGATAAGCCAGGAAATTATTGAAGGCCACCAAGGGCGCATCTGGGCAGAGCACGGTCAATCAGGTGGAGCAGAGTTTCATTTTTTAATTCCTGTAGTGTATTCCAATTAA
- a CDS encoding long-chain fatty acid--CoA ligase: MSENVITPEVAPTIPLLFYERVKQTPDSIAYREYDIAAQEWHDSSWAEMATEVARWQTALAAEGYQTGDRVGMMVKNSRAWVVFDQAAMGLGLVTVPLYVDDRPGNMAYIIDHADIKLLLVQNKRQWQQLLTVGDEIDGLLRIVSLESITEDDHPNDPRLESIDDWVFGHQGTLQTKVTDPDALASIVYTSGTTGRPKGVMLSHKNFLYNAWFSSQCQDAGRDDLFLSFLPLSHSYERSVGYFAPMMIGATVAYNRSILNLASDLLAVKPTILVSVPRIYERVYGKIQEGLKEKSAIAQKLFALAISVGWIRFEYQQGRRSWSPKLLLWPVLNKLVASKIREKLGGRLRVAASGGAALSPDVAKLFISLGIPLVQGYGLTEASPAISANRLNDNIPSSIGTVLDGVEVRVGEKSELQTRSPCVMQGYWKNETATQETFTEDGWLKTGDQARIDDGGHIYIIGRLKDIIILANGEKIPPSDMETALILNSLFEQALVIGEGRSYLSALLVLNLDEWKVLAEELDVDPESSESLKNKFVEKRVLLNVRNALKNFPGYARIRQISLYLSPWTVEDGLMTPTFKLKRQKMIERYGDDIESMYQKDSQL, from the coding sequence ATGAGTGAAAATGTGATAACACCTGAAGTTGCACCGACTATTCCTCTTCTGTTTTATGAACGCGTAAAACAGACACCTGATTCGATTGCCTATCGTGAATACGATATCGCAGCACAAGAATGGCATGATAGCAGTTGGGCTGAAATGGCTACTGAGGTGGCTCGTTGGCAAACTGCTTTGGCAGCAGAAGGCTACCAGACTGGCGATCGTGTGGGCATGATGGTTAAAAACTCTCGTGCATGGGTCGTATTTGATCAGGCAGCTATGGGCTTGGGTCTGGTTACAGTGCCTCTCTATGTGGATGACCGGCCTGGCAACATGGCATACATTATTGATCACGCTGATATTAAGTTACTCTTGGTTCAAAACAAAAGGCAGTGGCAACAACTTTTGACGGTTGGTGATGAGATAGACGGGCTATTACGCATCGTTAGCCTGGAGTCTATTACAGAAGATGATCACCCGAATGATCCACGCCTGGAATCAATTGATGACTGGGTCTTTGGTCATCAAGGTACGTTGCAAACTAAAGTGACAGATCCTGATGCATTAGCCAGCATTGTTTATACTTCCGGCACAACAGGGCGACCCAAAGGGGTGATGCTCAGTCATAAAAACTTTCTCTATAATGCTTGGTTTTCAAGTCAGTGCCAGGATGCAGGCAGAGATGATCTGTTTCTTTCTTTCTTGCCTTTATCTCACTCTTATGAACGCTCAGTGGGTTATTTTGCGCCTATGATGATTGGTGCTACGGTTGCTTATAACCGTTCTATTCTTAATTTAGCATCTGACTTATTAGCTGTTAAACCAACAATTTTAGTTTCGGTACCACGTATCTATGAACGTGTGTACGGTAAGATTCAGGAAGGTTTGAAGGAAAAATCTGCCATTGCACAAAAACTGTTTGCCTTGGCAATCTCCGTGGGTTGGATTCGTTTTGAATATCAGCAAGGGCGTCGATCCTGGTCACCCAAACTTTTGCTGTGGCCTGTTCTAAATAAATTAGTGGCATCAAAAATTCGGGAAAAACTGGGAGGACGTTTACGTGTGGCTGCCAGTGGTGGCGCAGCACTTTCTCCTGATGTTGCAAAGCTATTTATCAGTTTAGGAATACCACTGGTTCAAGGTTATGGCTTGACAGAAGCAAGCCCTGCAATTTCAGCGAACCGCTTGAATGACAATATTCCATCAAGTATTGGTACTGTACTTGATGGTGTGGAAGTTCGAGTGGGTGAAAAGAGCGAATTACAGACACGCAGCCCCTGTGTAATGCAAGGGTATTGGAAAAATGAAACGGCAACACAGGAAACATTTACAGAGGATGGGTGGTTAAAAACAGGAGATCAAGCACGTATTGATGATGGTGGTCATATCTACATTATCGGGCGTCTCAAAGATATTATTATTTTAGCGAATGGTGAAAAAATACCGCCATCTGATATGGAAACGGCATTAATTCTTAATTCATTGTTTGAGCAAGCGTTAGTCATAGGGGAAGGCCGTTCTTATCTGAGTGCATTATTAGTTCTTAATTTAGATGAATGGAAGGTTTTAGCCGAAGAGCTAGATGTTGACCCTGAAAGTTCCGAATCTCTGAAAAATAAATTCGTGGAAAAGCGAGTGCTTTTAAATGTTCGCAATGCCTTGAAAAATTTTCCGGGTTATGCGCGAATTCGTCAAATTTCACTCTATTTATCGCCATGGACTGTAGAAGATGGTTTGATGACACCGACCTTCAAATTGAAACGTCAAAAAATGATTGAACGCTATGGCGATGATATTGAAAGCATGTATCAAAAGGACTCACAATTATGA
- a CDS encoding acyl-CoA thioesterase yields the protein MSEAGLPVGRIPILRVPAMPSEVNQGGTIFGGWIMSQVDIAGSIPARIRAAGPIVTRAVTSFEFKKPVFIGDLINCYAEIRKEGETSIDVFVEVYAQRIKNGVVDCVKVTEATVVYVAIDEQRRPRNFSKK from the coding sequence ATGAGCGAGGCGGGCTTACCTGTTGGACGCATTCCGATACTACGCGTGCCAGCCATGCCTTCAGAGGTGAATCAGGGCGGCACTATTTTTGGCGGCTGGATTATGTCTCAAGTCGATATTGCGGGTAGCATTCCTGCGCGGATTCGGGCTGCGGGGCCTATTGTTACGCGAGCAGTAACTTCATTTGAATTTAAAAAACCGGTTTTTATCGGTGATTTGATTAATTGTTATGCCGAGATTCGTAAAGAAGGGGAGACCTCAATTGATGTGTTTGTTGAAGTGTATGCGCAGCGCATCAAAAATGGCGTAGTAGATTGTGTAAAAGTGACCGAAGCAACCGTAGTCTATGTTGCGATTGATGAGCAACGTCGGCCAAGGAATTTTTCCAAAAAATAA
- a CDS encoding MMPL family transporter produces MTTFLERVLFNHRRWVVILFVAITAVMLYFASQLRVDAGFTKLLPMKHEYMQTFSKHQQEFGGANRILIALMVKEGDIFNKPFFDRLAAITDEVFFIPGVDRTRVTSLFTPNVRFTEVVEDGIAGGNVIPADFEATPEGLAKVRQNILKAGIVGRLVANDFSGALISVQLQEFNPETGKALDYIEVAKLLEERIRGKYQYQGLNQNQDFNIELNIHVIGFAKAIGDIADGAARVILFFALTFFITALLVFANTRSFRLTAALLGSALIAVVWQLGLLTAMGYGIDPMSVLIPFLIFAIAISHGVQMVNNHNSEVFQGADAETAARTCFRRLLIPSTIALASDTIGFITIYLIEIRIIQEMAITASVGVAVIIFINLLLLPVLLSYIAPRPGHREKMSHRAEQMNGVWRVVAKAATAKPATGIILFSLLLLVVGAWKATDVKIGDLQRGVPELRAESRYNVDSEVISDKFSIGVDVLTVIVETTPEGCINYDIMSTIDHFQWAMRNVEGVQSVIAMPGIVRVINAGWNEGSLKWQVLPRNESSLAQSVAYIPTSSGLLNNDCSVMPVMIFTTDHKAATITKIVSAVKAYRDEYNRDDVQFLLATGNVGVMAATNEEIDRAQFPILLYLFSIIIALCLITFRSLTTTLCIMLPLALVSLLAYALMATLDIGLKVATLPVVALGVGVGVDYGIYIYSRLREFLRTEKTLYDAYFMTLSQTGSGVLFTAITLAIGVATWIFSPLKFQADMGILLTFMFLVNMLGAIFLLPALAYWFKRFHRPTS; encoded by the coding sequence TTGACCACCTTTCTGGAGAGAGTGCTCTTCAACCACCGCCGCTGGGTGGTCATACTGTTTGTCGCCATCACCGCCGTGATGCTCTACTTTGCCAGTCAGCTACGCGTCGATGCCGGCTTCACCAAGCTGCTGCCGATGAAGCATGAGTATATGCAGACCTTCAGCAAACACCAGCAGGAGTTCGGCGGAGCCAATCGCATCCTCATCGCCTTAATGGTCAAAGAGGGTGACATCTTCAACAAACCCTTTTTCGATCGCCTCGCCGCCATCACCGATGAGGTCTTTTTTATTCCTGGTGTCGATCGCACCCGCGTCACCTCCCTCTTCACTCCCAACGTGCGCTTCACCGAGGTGGTGGAAGATGGCATCGCTGGTGGCAACGTCATCCCTGCCGATTTTGAGGCGACGCCCGAGGGACTGGCCAAGGTGCGGCAGAATATTCTCAAGGCCGGTATCGTCGGCCGCTTGGTGGCCAACGACTTCAGCGGTGCCCTCATCAGTGTACAGTTGCAGGAGTTCAACCCCGAAACCGGCAAGGCGCTGGACTACATTGAGGTGGCCAAACTGCTGGAGGAGCGCATTCGCGGTAAATACCAGTACCAGGGTCTCAATCAGAATCAGGATTTCAATATCGAACTCAACATCCACGTCATCGGCTTTGCCAAGGCAATCGGGGATATCGCCGACGGCGCGGCGCGGGTAATCCTCTTTTTCGCCCTTACCTTTTTCATCACTGCCCTGCTGGTCTTCGCCAACACCCGCTCCTTCCGCCTCACGGCGGCGCTGCTGGGCAGCGCCCTTATCGCCGTGGTCTGGCAACTGGGACTGCTAACAGCGATGGGCTACGGCATCGACCCCATGTCGGTACTGATCCCCTTTCTGATCTTCGCCATCGCCATCAGCCACGGCGTGCAGATGGTCAACAACCACAACAGTGAAGTCTTCCAGGGGGCCGATGCTGAGACGGCGGCGCGCACCTGTTTCAGACGCCTGCTGATCCCCAGCACCATTGCCCTGGCCAGTGACACCATCGGCTTTATCACCATCTACCTGATCGAAATCCGCATCATTCAGGAGATGGCCATTACCGCCAGCGTTGGTGTGGCAGTGATCATCTTTATCAACCTGCTGCTGTTGCCGGTGCTGCTGTCGTACATCGCCCCTCGGCCGGGCCATCGCGAAAAGATGAGCCATCGCGCCGAGCAGATGAATGGCGTCTGGCGGGTGGTGGCAAAAGCAGCCACGGCGAAACCGGCCACCGGCATTATTCTCTTCTCTCTGCTTCTACTGGTCGTCGGTGCCTGGAAGGCCACCGATGTCAAAATTGGCGATCTACAACGCGGCGTGCCGGAGCTGCGCGCCGAGTCGCGCTACAACGTCGACAGCGAAGTGATCAGCGACAAGTTTTCCATCGGTGTCGATGTGCTGACGGTGATTGTGGAGACCACGCCAGAGGGCTGCATCAACTACGACATCATGAGCACCATCGACCACTTTCAGTGGGCCATGCGCAATGTTGAAGGCGTGCAGTCGGTGATCGCGATGCCGGGCATTGTCAGGGTCATCAACGCCGGTTGGAACGAGGGCAGCCTGAAGTGGCAGGTACTGCCGCGCAACGAGTCGTCGCTGGCGCAGTCGGTGGCCTATATCCCCACCAGCAGCGGTCTGCTCAACAACGACTGCAGTGTGATGCCGGTGATGATCTTCACCACCGACCATAAGGCCGCCACCATCACCAAAATCGTCAGCGCCGTGAAGGCCTATCGCGATGAATACAACCGCGACGATGTGCAGTTTCTGCTCGCCACCGGCAATGTCGGCGTCATGGCCGCCACCAACGAAGAGATCGACCGAGCCCAGTTCCCCATCCTGCTTTATCTCTTCAGCATCATCATCGCCCTCTGCCTGATCACCTTCCGCTCCCTCACCACCACGCTCTGCATCATGCTGCCGCTGGCGTTGGTCTCGCTGCTGGCCTACGCCCTGATGGCAACGCTCGACATTGGCCTGAAGGTCGCCACCTTGCCGGTAGTGGCGCTGGGGGTCGGCGTGGGTGTCGATTACGGCATCTACATCTACAGCCGTCTGCGGGAGTTTTTACGCACAGAAAAAACACTCTACGACGCCTATTTTATGACTCTGAGCCAAACCGGCAGCGGCGTACTCTTTACCGCTATCACACTGGCCATCGGTGTCGCCACCTGGATCTTCTCACCGCTTAAATTTCAGGCTGACATGGGCATCCTGCTCACCTTTATGTTTCTGGTTAACATGCTGGGGGCGATTTTTTTACTGCCTGCGCTGGCCTATTGGTTTAAACGTTTTCATCGCCCTACAAGCTAA